The genomic window GCAGTCCATGGGCTACACGCTGATGGTGGGACCCGAATTGGAGTACTTCTACTTCCCCTCTCCTCAGGATGTGACGCCCCTGGACCAGGCGGGCTATTTCGACCTCGTGCCTCTGGACTACGGCACGGAGCTCCGCAAGGAGACGGTGCGTAAACTCGAGGCCCTCGGGATTGAGGTGGAGTACAGCCACCACGAGGTGGCGCCAAGCCAGCACGAAATCGATTTTGCCTATGCCGACGCCCTGACCACGGCCGACCACGTGATGACCTACAAGTTCGTGGTCAAGAAGGTTGCCCAGGATCACGGCGTGTACGCGACATTCATGCCCAAGCCCGTGTACGGCATCAACGGAAGCGGGATGCACACGCACCAGTCCCTTTTCCGGGACGGGCGAAACGCCTTCTTCGCCGCCGACCGTCCCTACTACCTGTCCGAAACGGCCTGCTCCTACATCGCTGGGATCCTCCGCCACATCCGGGAAATCACCCTCGTCCTGAACCAGTGGGTCAATTCCTACAAGCGGCTGGTACCCGGCTACGAGGCGCCCGTGTATGTGTGCTGGGCCCAGCGGAACCGCTCCGCCCTCATTCGTGTGCCGATGTACAAACCGGGTCGTGAGAAGGCAACCCGCATCGAGCTGCGTTCGCCCGATTCGGCCTGTAACCCCTACCTCGCCTTCGCTGTCATGCTCGCCGCGGGCCTCAAAGGGATTGAAAAACGCTACCCGCTTCCGGACCCCGTCGGGGACAACATCTATGAAATGACCGAGGAGGAAAGGCGCAAGGCTGGCATCGAAACCCTCCCGGAAGATCTGCACGACGCCATCCTGGAGGCGGAGAGAAGCGAGCTTCTCCGGGAAACCCTCGGGGAGTACATTTTTGAGCAGCTCCTGCGCAACAAGCGGATCCTGTGGGAAGAATATCGCGCCCAGGTGACTGAATACGAGATCAAGAAGTTCTTGCCGATCCTGTGACGCGGTAATTGGGGCTATCCTTCCGTGGGCGGGCCTCCCTGGCCCGCCCACGACGTCGCGGGGCGCTGGGGTCCCACGGGAGCCCGTGGGGATGTTCCGCGGTGCCGTGGCGAAGGCAGGGGGATCGTTTTCCCGGCCGAGAATTGGCGCCGATTCGTCCGCAGGCGTCACGAGCGGCTCGGCGGTAGGAAGGGTGGGAACCGACCGTAGCCGGGCTCGTTTGTAAGATGAGCGCAGGTGCGGCGCATCGAGGAGGCGATTCAGGTAAGCGGATGACGATCGACCTTTTCGAGGAGCAGGAGGGAGAGCATCCTAACGAGGTCGGAGGGACGGACCGGCCGCTTGCCGACCGCGTGCGCCCCGCCTCCCTGGACGAGTTTATTGGCCAGGAGCACCTGCTGGGGGAAGGCAAGGTTTTGCGCCGAGCCATCGAGGCCGATGACCTGGTTTCGATGATCTTCTGGGGGCCACCCGGCTCAGGGAAGACGACCCTGGCTCGAATTATCGCGCGCGAGACCAAGTCCGAGTTCCACAGCCTTAGCGCAGTGACGGCCGGCGTATCGGACGTCCGGCAGGTACTGGACAGGGCGCGGCGGAACCGGGGCCGGGGGACTCGCACCATCCTTTTCATCGACGAGATCCACCGATTCAACAAGGCGCAGCAGGACGCGCTCCTGCACGCGGTCGAAGACGGGACGATCCTCCTCATCGGGGCCACCACAGAGAATCCAAGCTTCGAGGTCATCGGGCCACTCCTGTCCCGGTGTCGGGTTTTCCGCCTCCTCCCCTTGTCGCGGGAGGAGCTGCGCGCAGTGGTGGCCCGTGCCCTGCAGGTGGACCCGTGGCTGGCCAGCAAGCGCGTTCGTTTCGAGAAAGACGCGTTGGACGTGCTGATTGACCTCAGCGGCGGGGACGCGCGCGTGCTCCTGAACGCTCTGGAGCTGGCGGTGAAGCTGGCCAGCCCGAGGGAGGACGGAACCCTCGCCCTGGACGAGCAGCTGATCCGCGAGGCGATGCAGCGCCCCGCGCTGCTTTACGACAAAAAGGGAGATTACCACTACGACCTGATTTCCGCGTTCATCAAGAGCGTGCGGGGATCGGACCCCGATGCCGCCATCTACTGGATGGCACGAATGCTGGCCGGAGGAGAAGATCCCAAGTTCATCGCGCGCAGGCTGATCATCCTGGCCTCCGAGGATGTGGGCAATGCTGACCCCTTCGCCCTGGTCCTGGCCACAGCCGCCTTCACGGCGGTCGACTACGTGGGGATGCCTGAGGCGAGGATCATCCTGGCTCAGGCGGCGGCTTACCTGGCGGCCGCCCCCAAGAGCAACGCTGCCTACCTGGCCATCTCGGAGGCGATGGAGGATGTGGAGGCGGAACCTCTGGCCGATGTCCCCCTCCACCTGCGGAACGCCCCAACCGAACTGATGCGCGAGATGGGCTACGCGTCTGGCTACCAGTACCCCCACGACTTCGAGGGCCATTTTGTGCGGCAAGCCTACCGGCCACCGGGAAAGGATCGCGTGTACTACCGCCCGACGGAGATCGGCGCGGAGAAGCGCCTCCGCGATCGTTTGATCCAGCTTTGGCCAGAGCGCTACAGGAGAGAATGACGCGCCCGTCCCTACGGCCCCTTGCTTTTTGCCTCTTGCTCCCCTTCGCTGCGGCGCAAGCCCAGAGCACCCCGCCGGATACCTCTCGCCGGACCGCTGAACTGGACACCTTGCTTACCTATCGCGCCCAATTCCATCGGCATCTCGCCGAGGAGAGGGTGACGGTCTTGGAGGGCAAGGCGGAAGTCCACTACCGTGGGATGACCCTGAAGGCGGAGCGGATCACGGTGAACTGGGATGAGCACACCTTGACGGCGGAGGGCGTGCCGGATACCGTGTGGGAGAAAAGCGAGGGCGATCCTGCGGACTCGGTGCGCGTGGTCCGGTATCGGGGCGAGCCTGTTTTTGTAGACGGGACAGAGGAGTTGCGCGGACACCGGATGGTGTACAACTTCCGGACGGGCAAGGGCCTGGTGGTCCGGGGACGCACCCAGGTTGAGGGGGGTCGCTACGAGGGCGGCACCATTAAGCAAGCCGGAAAGAGCGTCATCTGGGTAGCCGGCGGGAGCTACACTACCTGCGATCGGAACGATCCTCACTACCACTTCGCCAGCTCGCAGATGAAGATCGTCGTGGACGACAAGGTGATCGCGCGGCCGGTGGTGCTCTATTTCGGCCGCATCCCCCTTGCCTTCTTACCCTTCGCCGTGTTCCCGCACACCCGCGGTCGTCAATCGGGGATCCTGACCCCCCACTACGGAGAAAGCCAGCTCGAAGGGCGCTATCTCCGCGGACTCGGGTACTATTGGGCTCCGAACGACTACTTCGACGCAGCCGGGACGGTCGACTTCTTCGAGCGAAGTGGCTGGATGGTCCACTTCCGTTCCAACTACGCGATTCGCTACCTTCTGCGGGGCAGCATTTCGGGTTCGGTCACCCGGAAAAATTTTGTCTACGGGCAGGATATCAGACGATGGGACCTGCACGTTAGCCACGTCCAGACGCTCGATCCAACCAGCTCGCTGCAGGTGAGCGGCTACTTTGTGAGCGACCGGAACTTCTACCGCGACCTGAGTGCCGACCTGGATCAGCGACTGCGGAGACAACTGCAGTCGAACGCCACCTTCACGAAGAACTGGACGGGTTCCAAGAACAGCCTGACCGTGAACGTTTCTGAGACGCGCGATCTGGAAACCGGCTCCTCAGTCCGCATGCTCCCCCAGGTCTCGTTCTATCATTCCCAGCGGAGCCTGTTTGGCACCCCGCGACGTTCGCGGGAGAGGCGTTGGTACCACGCCATCTATTACGCGTACAATCTCCGCGCCTATCAGCGGGTGAGCCGTACCGAAGGGCTTGTTACCAGTTCTTCCTGCCGGATCGAAGAAACAGCGGCCAATCATTCCCTGCGCTTGTCCATGGCCAACCCCGGCAAGCTCTTCGGCTGGCTGCAGGTGAGTCAGGGCCTTAATGTGTCGGAGGACTGGTTTGGCCAGGCGACGGACTACACCTGGCGGGAAGGCCTATCAGCGCCGGTCGGGCGGAGGGTCCAAGGCTTTTTCGCTCGCCACACCTTCCTTTATCAGGCCACCCTCAGCACAAAGCTCTACGGCCTGTTCCCGTTTCCGGGCGCCGGGGTAGAAGCCGTCCGGCACATTCTGAGCCCCACCATCGGTTTGCAGTACGCGCCGGATTTCTCCGATCCGCGCTGGGGCTACTACCAGACTTTTCGCACCCCCTCCGGGCGCGAGCTTCGCTACGACCGCTTCGTGGGCACCCCTCGCGGAGGGGTGAGCGCTTTGCGCTTTAGCGTCACCAATCTTTTTCAGGCCAAGGTGGCGACCGGCGAAAAGGAGAGAAAGCTGGATCTCTTCAGCTGGGATATCAGCACGGCCTACAACTTCCGCGCTCCGGGCCAGAAGCTCTCCGATTTAAGCTCCCATCTGCGCACGTTGTTTGTGCCCTCGCTCAACCTTTCGCTGGACGCCACGCACAGCTTTTACAGAAAGGGACCTGGACAAGCCGCCACCTACCTTTGGGAAAACGGGGGCTGGAAACGGGGTAGCTTCGTTCGATTGACGTACCTGCGCCTGTCCGCCGACCTCCGCCTATCTGGCAAGCGGAGGGTGAGCGCGGGGAGGGCCGAGGAGCCGGAGCCCGAAGAGGAGGACCCTGCGTCCACGCTCCCCCTCCCGGGCGACGTGCCCCGCTATCAGCCAGGACAGGCTTTCGAGGACTTTACCCTGACGTGGCGGGCAAGCGTGAGCTTCAGCTTCGAGATCGACCGGCGCTGGCTGGCGGAGCGAAGGCGCTCCTATGCCCGTATTTCCGGACTCGAGATGCAGCTTACGCGCAACTGGCGCCTTGCCTACGGCGCTCAGCTGGATCTGCGCGAAAGGGAGATCATCTACCAGCGGATCACCCTCTACCGAGACTTGCATTGCTGGGAGGCTGAGTTCGACTGGGTGCCGACAGGCCGGGACAAGCGCTACTACCTGCGGATCAACGTCAAGGCTCCTCAGCTCCGTGAGTTGAAGCTGGAAAAGCGAGGAGGCCGCGCCGGCTATCTGGGCTATGGCTCCTTCTATTGACGTGCGGCCCTCGCCGGGCTGAGCGCCACGACGCGCGGAGGATAGGAGCCCGCATCTGCACGAGCGGCATCCAGCCGGAGGATTCCGCACCAGGACAGAAGCAGGAGGGGCAATGCCGGTCCTTGTGGACTACGCACTGCTCGTCGCGTACGCTCTGGCCGTGGCTGGCGTGGGCCTGTACTCGGCGCGACGGATGAAGTCGGGGGAGGAGTTCATGGTCGCGGGGAGACGAATCCCCGCGTGGGCGGCCGGCCTGGCCGTGATGAGCGCTTACACCAGCAGCATCTCCTACATTGCCACCCCCGGCAAGGCGTTCGATACCAACTGGCACCCCCTGATCTTCGCCCTCTGTGGGCTGCCGGCCGCCTGGTTCGTCACTCGGTACATCATTCCCCTCTACTGGCGCGTACGGCTGATCTCCGTCTACTCCTTCCTCGAAGATAGACTGGGCGCCTGGGCCAGGGTCTACGCTGCGGCCTCGTTTCTTCTCTACATGCTCGGCCGTATGGCCGTGATTCTCTATCTCAGCGCCTTGCTCCTGGCCGGATTGGTCCCGCAGCCCATTGGATACCTGATCCTGGCCGTAGGTGTGGTGACCGTCTTCTACACGTTGCTCGGGGGAATGGAGGCAGTCGTGTGGACAGACGTCTTGCAGTCGGTAATTATGATCGGGGGGATTCTGTTCTGCGTGGTCTTTCTCTCGCATCTGACCTTCGCCGGAGACCCTGCGCCGATGGCTCTGGCTTGGCAGCAACACAAGTTCAGTTTGGGCTCGCTCCAGTTCAGCTTCACCAGCCGCACGGTCTGGGTCATGATCCTCTACGGGCTCACAGAGAACCTTCGGAACCTCATGGCGGACCAGAACTACGTGCAGAAGTACGCGTCGGTGCCTTCGCTGGCGGCGGCTCGCCGATCGGTCTGGACAGCTATGCTAATCTATCTCCCATTGACCGCCTTGTTCCTGTACGTCGGAACCGCTCTGTACGCCTATTACTCCACGGTGGGCCTTCCACCCGCAGTTGTAAAGGGGGACCAGGTGTTCCCGCACTTCATCGCCACCCGTCTACCCGCGGGGATCAAAGGTCTGATGATCGCGGCCATTCTGGCTGCAGCGATGAGTA from candidate division KSB1 bacterium includes these protein-coding regions:
- a CDS encoding replication-associated recombination protein A; the encoded protein is MTIDLFEEQEGEHPNEVGGTDRPLADRVRPASLDEFIGQEHLLGEGKVLRRAIEADDLVSMIFWGPPGSGKTTLARIIARETKSEFHSLSAVTAGVSDVRQVLDRARRNRGRGTRTILFIDEIHRFNKAQQDALLHAVEDGTILLIGATTENPSFEVIGPLLSRCRVFRLLPLSREELRAVVARALQVDPWLASKRVRFEKDALDVLIDLSGGDARVLLNALELAVKLASPREDGTLALDEQLIREAMQRPALLYDKKGDYHYDLISAFIKSVRGSDPDAAIYWMARMLAGGEDPKFIARRLIILASEDVGNADPFALVLATAAFTAVDYVGMPEARIILAQAAAYLAAAPKSNAAYLAISEAMEDVEAEPLADVPLHLRNAPTELMREMGYASGYQYPHDFEGHFVRQAYRPPGKDRVYYRPTEIGAEKRLRDRLIQLWPERYRRE
- a CDS encoding sodium:solute symporter, producing the protein MPVLVDYALLVAYALAVAGVGLYSARRMKSGEEFMVAGRRIPAWAAGLAVMSAYTSSISYIATPGKAFDTNWHPLIFALCGLPAAWFVTRYIIPLYWRVRLISVYSFLEDRLGAWARVYAAASFLLYMLGRMAVILYLSALLLAGLVPQPIGYLILAVGVVTVFYTLLGGMEAVVWTDVLQSVIMIGGILFCVVFLSHLTFAGDPAPMALAWQQHKFSLGSLQFSFTSRTVWVMILYGLTENLRNLMADQNYVQKYASVPSLAAARRSVWTAMLIYLPLTALFLYVGTALYAYYSTVGLPPAVVKGDQVFPHFIATRLPAGIKGLMIAAILAAAMSTLDSALNCSATVSYLDFYRRFRSPSEESQTSVSWLRWATVAWGFLGTAFALLMVRARSALDVWWTISGIFGGGFLGIFVVALLRPGGVRASHGLVGIVVSLGVISWGTFARHLPPGMEWAECRLDTIIVGAVAAFAFCLVTLALSWLAPEPVRSAKP
- a CDS encoding putative LPS assembly protein LptD; this encodes MTRPSLRPLAFCLLLPFAAAQAQSTPPDTSRRTAELDTLLTYRAQFHRHLAEERVTVLEGKAEVHYRGMTLKAERITVNWDEHTLTAEGVPDTVWEKSEGDPADSVRVVRYRGEPVFVDGTEELRGHRMVYNFRTGKGLVVRGRTQVEGGRYEGGTIKQAGKSVIWVAGGSYTTCDRNDPHYHFASSQMKIVVDDKVIARPVVLYFGRIPLAFLPFAVFPHTRGRQSGILTPHYGESQLEGRYLRGLGYYWAPNDYFDAAGTVDFFERSGWMVHFRSNYAIRYLLRGSISGSVTRKNFVYGQDIRRWDLHVSHVQTLDPTSSLQVSGYFVSDRNFYRDLSADLDQRLRRQLQSNATFTKNWTGSKNSLTVNVSETRDLETGSSVRMLPQVSFYHSQRSLFGTPRRSRERRWYHAIYYAYNLRAYQRVSRTEGLVTSSSCRIEETAANHSLRLSMANPGKLFGWLQVSQGLNVSEDWFGQATDYTWREGLSAPVGRRVQGFFARHTFLYQATLSTKLYGLFPFPGAGVEAVRHILSPTIGLQYAPDFSDPRWGYYQTFRTPSGRELRYDRFVGTPRGGVSALRFSVTNLFQAKVATGEKERKLDLFSWDISTAYNFRAPGQKLSDLSSHLRTLFVPSLNLSLDATHSFYRKGPGQAATYLWENGGWKRGSFVRLTYLRLSADLRLSGKRRVSAGRAEEPEPEEEDPASTLPLPGDVPRYQPGQAFEDFTLTWRASVSFSFEIDRRWLAERRRSYARISGLEMQLTRNWRLAYGAQLDLREREIIYQRITLYRDLHCWEAEFDWVPTGRDKRYYLRINVKAPQLRELKLEKRGGRAGYLGYGSFY
- a CDS encoding glutamine synthetase family protein; translation: MADKLTKSDVIRMAKENNVHFVRLWFTDILGMLKGFAIPVSQLEMALEEGLGFDGSSIEGFTRIEESDMIALPDPSTFRILPWESNGESVAVMFCDILNPDGTPYEGDPRYVLRRMVNKAQSMGYTLMVGPELEYFYFPSPQDVTPLDQAGYFDLVPLDYGTELRKETVRKLEALGIEVEYSHHEVAPSQHEIDFAYADALTTADHVMTYKFVVKKVAQDHGVYATFMPKPVYGINGSGMHTHQSLFRDGRNAFFAADRPYYLSETACSYIAGILRHIREITLVLNQWVNSYKRLVPGYEAPVYVCWAQRNRSALIRVPMYKPGREKATRIELRSPDSACNPYLAFAVMLAAGLKGIEKRYPLPDPVGDNIYEMTEEERRKAGIETLPEDLHDAILEAERSELLRETLGEYIFEQLLRNKRILWEEYRAQVTEYEIKKFLPIL